A genomic stretch from Actinomadura rubteroloni includes:
- a CDS encoding PucR family transcriptional regulator — protein sequence MTRTLDPGAIATPGAAAAPPVSPLPRRLAQLMRPELPSLCEEIVAEIRKAIPEYARAGDGPYDRAYDQVLHASVRQSLTAFADRIGGTAGGSSHREAARQLGEYEAMEGRSLDSLQAAYRIGGQVAWRRVMKVAPRYDISSAVMSRLADALFSFMDELAALSLEGYLAARAHPVAALDERRRRLLRVLLDGAAGPGPALMEMAESAGWTVPEQVTLVALRPGPGQVRSVLDDDLLVDLDDAEPHLLIPGPPTPERAAMLAAAFPGRGIAIGTAVPMARAADSLRWARQALHLAEEGVLTVDGPVIRCDDHLVTLWLMADPALLEQLAHQVLGVLPAMTPGQQDRLTETLRTWLVTRGTAAEIASQLHIHPQTVRYRMRKIEQTLGPELADPDARFGIEAVLRAMELRERARKTPARGGAPGASRGTGRAVPPAALPTARARRGGPTVPHAVSTPRVPRRRG from the coding sequence ATGACCCGAACCCTCGACCCGGGGGCCATCGCGACGCCCGGCGCCGCCGCGGCGCCGCCGGTGTCGCCGCTGCCCCGGCGGCTCGCGCAGCTCATGCGTCCCGAACTGCCGAGCCTGTGCGAGGAGATCGTCGCGGAGATCCGCAAGGCGATCCCCGAGTACGCGCGCGCCGGCGACGGCCCGTACGACCGCGCGTACGACCAGGTACTGCACGCCAGCGTCCGGCAGAGCCTCACGGCGTTCGCCGACCGCATCGGCGGGACGGCCGGTGGATCGTCCCACCGGGAGGCCGCGCGGCAGCTCGGCGAGTACGAGGCGATGGAGGGCCGGAGCCTGGACTCGCTCCAGGCGGCCTACCGCATCGGCGGGCAGGTGGCGTGGCGGCGCGTCATGAAGGTGGCGCCGCGCTACGACATCTCGTCGGCGGTCATGTCGCGGCTGGCCGACGCGCTGTTCTCGTTCATGGACGAGCTGGCCGCGCTGTCGCTGGAGGGCTACCTCGCGGCGCGGGCGCACCCGGTCGCCGCGCTGGACGAGCGCCGCCGCCGTCTGCTGCGCGTGCTGCTGGACGGCGCCGCCGGTCCGGGTCCCGCGCTGATGGAGATGGCCGAGTCGGCGGGGTGGACCGTACCGGAGCAGGTCACGCTGGTGGCGCTGCGTCCGGGGCCGGGCCAGGTCCGGAGCGTGCTGGACGACGACCTGCTCGTCGACCTGGACGACGCCGAGCCGCACCTGCTGATCCCGGGCCCGCCCACGCCCGAGCGCGCCGCGATGCTGGCGGCGGCGTTCCCCGGCCGGGGCATCGCGATCGGCACGGCGGTGCCGATGGCGCGTGCGGCGGACTCGCTGCGCTGGGCGCGGCAGGCGCTGCACCTGGCCGAGGAGGGCGTGCTGACGGTGGACGGCCCGGTCATCCGCTGCGACGACCACCTGGTCACGCTGTGGCTGATGGCGGACCCGGCGCTGCTGGAGCAGCTCGCCCACCAGGTTCTCGGGGTGCTGCCCGCGATGACGCCGGGCCAGCAGGACCGGCTCACCGAGACGCTGCGGACGTGGCTCGTCACGCGCGGCACGGCCGCCGAGATCGCGTCGCAGTTGCACATTCACCCGCAGACCGTCCGGTACCGCATGCGCAAGATCGAGCAGACGCTCGGCCCGGAGCTGGCCGACCCGGACGCCCGGTTCGGGATCGAGGCGGTGCTGCGGGCGATGGAGCTGCGCGAGCGGGCGCGCAAGACGCCGGCGCGCGGCGGTGCGCCGGGCGCGTCGCGGGGCACCGGCCGGGCGGTTCCGCCGGCGGCGCTGCCGACGGCGCGGGCGCGGCGGGGCGGGCCGACCGTTCCGCACGCCGTGTCGACGCCGCGCGTGCCACGCCGACGGGGATGA
- a CDS encoding TetR/AcrR family transcriptional regulator, translating to METTTAAPPGLRERKKAATRRALHEAAVRLTAEHGLDQVTVEAIADAAGVSRRTFSNYFENKEDALLYGHIEWRCRLSDQFAARPDGEPAWIALRTAAREVFADFSLHPGLLRQIQLAHCNPSLSQGQVARFAELELELAALIAARDGLPADGIRARVLAAAFLTAVRVGAQRWADEHPGRSLIALVNEALDEVGRSFV from the coding sequence ATGGAGACCACGACGGCTGCGCCTCCCGGACTGCGGGAACGGAAGAAGGCGGCGACGCGGCGGGCACTGCACGAGGCAGCCGTCCGCCTGACGGCCGAGCACGGGCTCGACCAGGTGACGGTCGAGGCCATCGCGGACGCCGCCGGGGTCTCGCGCCGCACCTTCTCGAACTACTTCGAGAACAAAGAGGACGCCCTGCTCTACGGGCACATCGAGTGGCGCTGCCGGCTGAGCGATCAGTTCGCGGCCCGTCCTGACGGGGAACCCGCCTGGATCGCGCTGCGCACGGCCGCGCGCGAGGTCTTCGCCGACTTCTCGCTGCATCCGGGGCTGCTGCGGCAGATCCAGCTCGCGCACTGCAACCCGTCCCTGAGCCAGGGGCAGGTGGCCCGGTTCGCGGAACTGGAGCTGGAGCTGGCGGCGCTGATCGCGGCGCGCGACGGCCTGCCCGCCGACGGGATCCGTGCGCGGGTGCTGGCGGCGGCGTTCCTGACGGCCGTGCGGGTGGGCGCGCAGCGCTGGGCCGACGAGCATCCGGGACGGTCGCTGATCGCGCTGGTGAACGAGGCACTGGACGAGGTCGGGCGTTCGTTCGTCTGA
- a CDS encoding quinone-dependent dihydroorotate dehydrogenase: MYRLLYALVISRVPAETAHHWTMSGLRAVQAVPGGTALLRRLLAPRDPALRVRALGLDFPGPLGLAAGFDKDAVAYDALGAFGFAHVEVGTLTGAAQPGNPKPRLFRLTADRAVINRMGFNNRGSIDAARRLLRRRPPTIVGVNIGKTKVVPEERAAADYVASAGRLAPHADYLVVNVSSPNTPGLRNLQAVEHLRPLLAAVRAAADQVTDRHVPLLVKIAPDLADADVDAVADLALDLGLDGIIATNTTISRDGLRSSADLVKETGGLSGAPLKERSVEVLRRLRDRTGGRLTLVSVGGVETADDVWERIRAGATLVQGYTGMIYGGPFWAHRVHRDLSRRLRASAFSSLAAARR; the protein is encoded by the coding sequence ATGTATCGACTTCTGTATGCACTGGTCATCAGCCGTGTCCCCGCCGAGACGGCCCATCACTGGACGATGTCGGGGCTCCGGGCCGTCCAGGCCGTCCCGGGCGGGACGGCGCTGCTGCGCCGCCTGCTCGCGCCGCGCGATCCCGCGCTGCGCGTGCGCGCCCTCGGCCTGGACTTCCCCGGCCCGCTCGGGCTCGCCGCCGGATTCGACAAGGACGCCGTCGCCTACGACGCGCTCGGCGCGTTCGGGTTCGCGCACGTCGAGGTCGGGACGCTCACCGGCGCCGCCCAGCCCGGCAACCCCAAACCCCGGCTGTTCCGGCTCACCGCCGACCGCGCGGTGATCAACCGGATGGGGTTCAACAACCGGGGCTCGATCGACGCGGCGCGGCGGCTGCTGCGGCGCCGTCCGCCGACGATCGTGGGCGTCAACATCGGGAAGACCAAGGTCGTCCCGGAGGAGCGGGCCGCGGCGGACTACGTCGCGAGCGCCGGGCGGCTCGCCCCGCACGCCGACTACCTCGTCGTGAACGTCAGCTCGCCGAACACGCCGGGGCTGCGGAACCTCCAGGCGGTGGAGCATCTGCGTCCGCTGCTGGCCGCCGTCCGCGCCGCCGCCGACCAGGTCACCGACCGGCACGTCCCGCTGCTGGTGAAGATCGCGCCCGACCTCGCCGACGCGGACGTGGACGCCGTCGCCGACCTCGCGCTCGACCTCGGCCTGGACGGGATCATCGCCACCAACACGACGATCTCCCGGGACGGGCTGCGCTCGTCCGCCGATCTCGTCAAGGAGACCGGCGGCCTGTCGGGGGCGCCGCTGAAGGAACGGTCGGTCGAGGTGCTGCGGCGGCTGCGCGACCGGACGGGCGGACGCCTCACGCTCGTCTCCGTCGGCGGCGTCGAGACGGCCGACGACGTGTGGGAGCGGATCCGGGCGGGCGCGACGCTCGTCCAGGGCTACACCGGGATGATCTACGGCGGCCCGTTCTGGGCGCACCGCGTCCACCGCGACCTGTCGCGGCGGCTGCGGGCGAGCGCGTTCTCGTCGCTGGCGGCGGCCCGGCGCTGA
- a CDS encoding sodium:proton exchanger — translation MEKRTAVTRVGLVVAAALPALVLRLTGTHPPPGVATLVYGLGVLAAAVVLMWASETARADISGALALALLALIAVLPEYAVDLYYAYAAGHRPEYTAFAAANMTGANRLLIGVGWAVVVLAFALATRRRGRGRHGRSSARRDVTLRPAHRIELGYLALAAVVAFVPPLADEIGWYVSIPLLAIYVAYILRIARGGPDTAEEAMGVAAYFTALPALPRRMATCGGFVFGAVIVFASAEPFAEALVHLGSSAGIDKFLLVQWLAPLASEAPELIVATVYAWRLRDADGIGALLSSKVNQWTLLIGTLPFAYRAGGGAWSLPLDSRQAEEVLLTAAQTVLGLGFLIDLVFRRWEAAVLFALFAIQFAVPSQQARLVLAGIYLAAGFTVLITKHRALAAAMSTALRRPPAGR, via the coding sequence ATGGAGAAGCGCACGGCGGTCACGCGCGTCGGCCTGGTGGTGGCCGCCGCGCTGCCCGCGCTCGTCCTGCGGCTGACCGGGACGCATCCGCCGCCGGGCGTCGCGACGCTCGTGTACGGGCTGGGGGTGCTCGCGGCGGCGGTCGTCCTGATGTGGGCGTCGGAGACCGCGCGGGCGGACATCTCGGGCGCGCTGGCGCTGGCGCTCCTCGCGCTGATCGCGGTGCTGCCCGAATACGCCGTCGACCTCTACTACGCGTACGCGGCGGGGCATCGTCCGGAGTACACGGCGTTCGCGGCGGCGAACATGACGGGGGCGAACCGGCTGCTCATCGGCGTCGGCTGGGCGGTCGTCGTGCTGGCGTTCGCCCTCGCCACCCGCCGCCGGGGCCGGGGCCGGCACGGCCGCTCGTCCGCCCGCCGCGACGTCACGCTGCGCCCGGCGCACCGGATCGAGCTGGGCTATCTGGCGCTCGCGGCCGTGGTGGCGTTCGTGCCGCCGCTCGCCGACGAGATCGGCTGGTACGTGTCGATCCCGCTGCTGGCGATCTACGTGGCGTACATCCTGCGGATCGCGCGCGGCGGCCCGGACACCGCCGAGGAGGCGATGGGCGTCGCCGCCTACTTCACCGCCCTACCGGCGCTCCCCCGCCGCATGGCGACGTGCGGCGGGTTCGTGTTCGGCGCGGTGATCGTGTTCGCGTCCGCCGAGCCGTTCGCGGAGGCGCTGGTGCATCTCGGCTCGTCGGCGGGGATCGACAAGTTCCTGCTCGTCCAGTGGCTGGCGCCGCTGGCGTCCGAGGCGCCCGAACTGATCGTGGCGACCGTCTACGCGTGGCGGCTGCGCGACGCGGACGGCATCGGCGCCCTGCTCTCCAGCAAGGTCAACCAGTGGACGCTGCTCATCGGCACCCTGCCCTTCGCCTACCGCGCGGGCGGCGGCGCCTGGTCGCTGCCGCTGGACTCACGTCAGGCCGAAGAAGTCCTGCTCACGGCCGCCCAAACGGTCCTCGGCCTCGGCTTCCTCATCGACCTGGTCTTCCGCCGCTGGGAGGCGGCGGTCCTGTTCGCGCTGTTCGCGATCCAGTTCGCCGTCCCGTCCCAGCAGGCCCGTCTCGTGCTCGCGGGCATCTACCTGGCGGCGGGCTTCACCGTCCTCATCACGAAGCACCGCGCGCTGGCCGCCGCGATGTCCACCGCCCTGCGGCGCCCCCCGGCCGGCCGGTGA
- a CDS encoding lipase family protein: MTKIFENSRARSAPAGTRRTALAVALLVVAALFAVPGATASAQTKSAPMAPARTLLGAADTGPPGDDFYTPPSPLPAGSPGDVLRARPSKAGPPTARSLANAWEVMFLSTTATGKPNAVTGTVLVPKGVDPATVPVVAFAPGTSGPAFRCAPSKMIDSGSFYEQAMLNELLKRKWAVAVPDYEGYHKDPTTSYMTGKALGHAVLDAVRAAQRLPEAGLSKDAKVLFQGYSQGGGAVMWAAQQQPEYAPELKLIGVSGGGVPGDIVAVALNLDGSPMFGFMLYALIGLHNAYPELPFDELLTDNGRKLIQNMPQDDCTLELITNYQKLTVDDIFTSSPLGDPSWSGRAVENRLGGTAIKVPVFQYHSKADEIVAFSQASRLHDKYCALGVQETWKTYDDLSHITLVYRGNEAALAFLQDRLDGKPATSNC; encoded by the coding sequence ATGACGAAGATCTTCGAGAACTCCCGCGCGCGGTCCGCGCCCGCGGGGACGCGGCGCACGGCGCTCGCCGTCGCGCTCCTGGTGGTGGCCGCGCTGTTCGCGGTGCCGGGCGCCACGGCGTCCGCCCAGACGAAGTCCGCACCGATGGCGCCGGCCCGCACGCTGCTCGGGGCCGCCGACACCGGCCCGCCCGGCGACGACTTCTACACCCCGCCGTCGCCGCTGCCCGCGGGCTCGCCGGGCGACGTCCTGCGGGCGCGTCCGTCCAAGGCCGGTCCGCCGACCGCGCGTTCCCTGGCGAACGCGTGGGAGGTCATGTTCCTGTCGACGACCGCCACGGGCAAGCCCAACGCCGTGACCGGGACGGTCCTCGTGCCGAAGGGCGTCGACCCCGCCACGGTGCCGGTCGTCGCGTTCGCCCCCGGCACGTCGGGTCCCGCGTTCCGTTGCGCCCCGTCCAAGATGATCGACTCCGGCAGCTTCTACGAGCAGGCCATGCTCAACGAACTGCTGAAGCGCAAGTGGGCCGTGGCCGTCCCCGACTACGAGGGCTACCACAAGGACCCGACGACCAGCTACATGACCGGGAAGGCGCTCGGCCACGCCGTGCTCGACGCCGTCCGCGCGGCGCAGCGGCTGCCCGAGGCCGGGCTGTCCAAGGACGCCAAGGTGCTCTTCCAGGGCTACTCGCAGGGCGGCGGCGCGGTCATGTGGGCGGCGCAGCAGCAGCCCGAGTACGCGCCCGAGCTGAAGCTGATCGGCGTCAGCGGCGGCGGCGTGCCCGGCGACATCGTCGCGGTGGCGCTCAACCTGGACGGCTCCCCGATGTTCGGGTTCATGCTGTACGCCCTGATCGGGCTGCACAACGCGTACCCCGAGCTGCCGTTCGACGAACTGCTGACCGACAACGGGCGCAAGCTCATCCAGAACATGCCGCAGGACGACTGCACGCTGGAACTCATCACGAACTACCAGAAGCTGACCGTCGACGACATCTTCACCAGCAGCCCGCTCGGCGACCCGAGCTGGAGCGGCCGGGCCGTCGAGAACCGGCTGGGCGGCACCGCGATCAAGGTGCCGGTCTTCCAGTACCACTCGAAGGCGGACGAGATCGTCGCGTTCTCCCAGGCGTCCCGGCTCCACGACAAGTACTGCGCGCTCGGCGTGCAGGAGACGTGGAAGACCTACGACGACCTCAGCCACATCACGCTGGTCTACCGGGGCAACGAGGCCGCGCTGGCCTTCTTGCAGGACAGGCTCGACGGCAAGCCCGCGACGTCGAACTGCTGA
- a CDS encoding DUF6801 domain-containing protein, with protein MGTALAIGGAFAGVGAPPGGGAGLALAAAAPADAGQAVSLTLKYQCAYPLIGRQPLSVKIDAEIPKTFPAGEGTPKFAVQAVATVNAGATKGLRAVYGETLEGAALATATVTSPDHPDGSPLDVNMTLDKSAIPESGEFTVNVHGNAPSLTFTKAGHGKIAVGDLVLSMSAKLKDGGESGLGPFESECTQDPGQNNVLTEFDVVGKEEPAAVFKLKGSTRVKAAGVTVPLTGSLTTGFDAAGKLTGNLALDKSAVPFKLFGFLPASFDVAFGPAVAATGTLSAAKLTTTSAVPVGVPSVKVFGLEIGGGPDCRTAAPAQIGLVADPFDKASGGKLTGKYTLPKLQNCGVLTSVLSAVTAGPGNTISLTAAP; from the coding sequence GTGGGCACGGCCCTGGCGATCGGCGGTGCCTTCGCGGGCGTCGGCGCACCGCCCGGCGGCGGCGCCGGGCTCGCGCTGGCGGCCGCGGCCCCGGCCGACGCGGGGCAGGCGGTGTCGCTGACCCTGAAGTACCAGTGCGCGTATCCGCTCATCGGCCGGCAGCCGTTGAGCGTGAAGATCGACGCTGAGATCCCGAAGACGTTCCCGGCCGGTGAGGGGACGCCGAAGTTCGCGGTCCAGGCGGTCGCGACGGTGAACGCGGGCGCGACCAAGGGCCTGCGCGCCGTCTACGGCGAGACGCTGGAGGGCGCGGCGCTTGCCACCGCGACGGTGACGTCCCCGGACCACCCGGACGGTTCCCCGCTCGACGTGAACATGACGCTCGACAAGAGCGCGATCCCCGAGTCCGGCGAGTTCACGGTGAACGTGCACGGCAACGCGCCGTCGCTCACCTTCACCAAGGCCGGGCACGGAAAGATCGCGGTCGGGGACCTCGTGCTGTCGATGAGCGCCAAGCTCAAGGACGGCGGCGAGAGCGGTCTCGGCCCCTTCGAGTCCGAGTGCACGCAGGACCCCGGGCAGAACAACGTGCTCACCGAGTTCGACGTCGTCGGCAAGGAAGAACCCGCCGCCGTGTTCAAGCTCAAGGGCTCCACGCGCGTCAAGGCGGCGGGCGTGACCGTCCCGCTCACCGGCTCCCTCACGACGGGCTTCGACGCCGCCGGAAAGCTGACGGGGAACCTGGCGCTGGACAAGAGCGCGGTGCCGTTCAAGCTGTTCGGCTTCCTGCCGGCGAGCTTCGACGTGGCGTTCGGCCCGGCCGTCGCGGCGACCGGGACGCTGTCGGCCGCGAAGCTGACGACGACGTCCGCGGTGCCGGTCGGCGTGCCGTCGGTGAAGGTGTTCGGCCTGGAGATCGGCGGCGGGCCGGACTGCCGCACGGCGGCCCCGGCGCAGATCGGGCTGGTCGCGGACCCGTTCGACAAGGCGTCCGGCGGAAAGCTCACCGGCAAGTACACGCTGCCCAAGCTCCAGAACTGCGGGGTGCTGACGTCCGTCCTCAGCGCCGTCACGGCCGGGCCGGGCAACACCATCTCCCTGACCGCCGCGCCGTAG
- a CDS encoding RCC1 domain-containing protein translates to MVEQVVKGKRRTAWRAGLAAIVATAATASGIAAPTSALAQTPWGNPVPGGAASGYQFSLVMTAPDATGFNEVYASGEGTEGELGNGVNADSNVFVKVKNLTRVKMVAAGASSAAAVKQDGTVWVWGNNSTDVLGLDPSASVNVPTQVPGITNAVSVGMDSYDRTVVVVLADGTAKAWGSSTGNCAASKTPVTVAGLTGLATTPRAIAVGRAHVLALKADGTVKAWGSNSAGQLGTGDTTASCSPVTVQGLSGVTEVGVGFFHSVALTSSGTVKAWGHNDSGELGDGTTTQRLSPITVPGLTNVVGISAGARYTTAVTSAAAPANNRFAWGAGPLGTGGGWTTSPTPLAGENFNNTVIHAGPWHAISVQSGAVPRTWGDNDGGELGTGDYVERRLPTYVQRVG, encoded by the coding sequence ATGGTGGAACAGGTCGTGAAGGGCAAGCGCAGGACCGCGTGGCGGGCGGGCCTGGCCGCGATCGTGGCGACGGCTGCGACGGCCAGCGGCATCGCCGCCCCCACGTCTGCCTTAGCGCAGACCCCGTGGGGCAACCCGGTACCGGGCGGCGCTGCGTCGGGCTATCAGTTCAGCCTGGTGATGACAGCCCCGGACGCCACTGGGTTCAATGAGGTCTACGCGTCGGGCGAAGGCACCGAAGGCGAGCTGGGGAACGGCGTCAACGCGGACTCGAACGTGTTCGTCAAGGTGAAGAACCTTACCCGGGTCAAGATGGTGGCCGCCGGCGCGAGTAGCGCGGCGGCGGTCAAGCAGGACGGCACGGTCTGGGTCTGGGGCAATAACTCAACTGATGTCCTCGGCCTCGACCCCTCAGCCAGCGTCAATGTCCCCACTCAGGTTCCCGGCATCACCAACGCCGTATCCGTCGGCATGGATTCCTACGACAGAACGGTCGTGGTGGTGCTGGCGGACGGCACCGCCAAAGCTTGGGGCTCCAGCACGGGGAACTGCGCAGCCAGCAAGACTCCGGTCACGGTGGCCGGGCTTACCGGCCTGGCGACCACGCCACGCGCCATCGCCGTCGGCAGAGCCCATGTGTTGGCGCTTAAAGCCGACGGCACCGTCAAGGCATGGGGATCCAACTCTGCCGGGCAGCTTGGGACCGGTGACACCACCGCTTCATGCTCCCCGGTGACCGTGCAGGGTCTGTCCGGCGTCACGGAGGTCGGCGTGGGCTTCTTCCACTCCGTGGCGTTGACATCCAGCGGGACCGTCAAGGCATGGGGCCATAACGACTCCGGCGAACTCGGCGACGGCACAACCACCCAGCGCCTCTCGCCGATCACCGTTCCCGGCCTGACGAATGTGGTCGGGATCTCCGCCGGAGCCCGGTACACCACAGCGGTCACCAGTGCCGCCGCGCCCGCCAACAACCGCTTCGCGTGGGGTGCCGGCCCTCTCGGGACGGGTGGCGGTTGGACTACAAGCCCCACGCCGCTCGCAGGCGAGAACTTCAACAACACGGTCATCCATGCGGGCCCGTGGCACGCGATCAGCGTGCAGTCCGGTGCGGTGCCCCGTACTTGGGGTGACAACGACGGCGGCGAACTCGGCACTGGGGACTACGTCGAGCGCCGCTTGCCGACTTACGTGCAGCGCGTGGGTTGA
- a CDS encoding RCC1 domain-containing protein, with product MVEQVVKGKRRTVWRAGLAAIVATAATVSGIAASASALTPTPWGNPVPGGAAVGYQFSLVTTAPDATGFNEVYATGENSDGKLGNGTYTDSNVFVKVKGLTRVKMVDSGWTSSVAVKQDGTVWTWGTNLNDDLGLGLDPEATVNVPTQVPGITNAVSASMGIGGTVVVVLADGTAKAWGAKTGNCAASSTPVTVAGLTGLATTPGAVAVGSYHVLALKADGTVKAWGSNGSGQLGTGNTTASCSPVTVPGLSGVTQVSAGEMQSVALTSSGSVKAWGANGSGQLGDGTTTGRLSPITVPGLTNVVGISAALRYTTAVTSAAAPANNRFAWGAGALGTGTNTNPSSPTPLAGENFNNTVITAGPDHALSVQPGAVPRAWGRNEWGALGTGDDIDHPTPTYVQRVG from the coding sequence ATGGTCGAGCAAGTCGTGAAGGGCAAGCGCAGGACGGTGTGGCGTGCAGGCCTGGCCGCGATCGTGGCGACGGCGGCGACGGTCAGCGGCATCGCCGCCTCCGCCTCGGCCCTGACACCGACCCCATGGGGCAATCCGGTACCGGGTGGCGCTGCCGTGGGCTACCAGTTCAGCCTGGTGACGACCGCCCCGGACGCCACCGGATTCAATGAGGTCTATGCGACCGGAGAGAACTCCGACGGCAAGCTGGGAAACGGCACGTACACCGACTCGAACGTGTTCGTGAAGGTGAAGGGCCTCACCCGGGTCAAGATGGTGGATTCCGGATGGACTAGCTCCGTGGCGGTCAAGCAGGACGGCACGGTCTGGACGTGGGGCACGAACTTAAACGACGACCTCGGTCTCGGCCTCGACCCCGAGGCCACCGTCAACGTTCCCACCCAGGTTCCCGGCATCACCAACGCCGTGTCCGCCAGCATGGGCATCGGGGGGACCGTCGTGGTCGTGCTGGCGGACGGCACCGCCAAAGCCTGGGGCGCCAAGACGGGGAACTGCGCAGCCAGCAGCACTCCGGTCACGGTGGCCGGACTGACCGGCCTGGCGACCACGCCAGGCGCTGTCGCGGTCGGCTCGTACCACGTTCTGGCGCTCAAGGCCGACGGCACCGTCAAGGCATGGGGGAGCAACGGGTCCGGGCAGCTTGGGACCGGCAACACGACCGCTTCATGTTCCCCAGTGACCGTGCCGGGCCTGTCCGGTGTCACTCAGGTCAGCGCGGGAGAGATGCAATCCGTGGCGCTGACTTCCAGCGGGAGCGTCAAGGCATGGGGCGCCAATGGCAGCGGCCAGCTCGGTGACGGGACGACCACGGGCCGCTTGTCGCCGATCACCGTTCCCGGCCTGACGAATGTCGTCGGAATCTCCGCGGCACTCCGCTACACCACAGCCGTCACCAGTGCCGCCGCTCCCGCCAACAACCGCTTCGCGTGGGGTGCTGGCGCGCTCGGGACGGGCACTAATACGAATCCGTCCAGCCCAACGCCGCTCGCCGGCGAGAACTTCAACAACACGGTCATCACGGCCGGGCCGGACCACGCGCTGAGCGTGCAGCCAGGTGCGGTGCCCCGTGCGTGGGGGCGGAACGAGTGGGGCGCACTCGGCACGGGAGACGACATCGACCACCCCACGCCGACGTACGTGCAGCGCGTGGGTTGA